The proteins below come from a single Streptomyces sp. M92 genomic window:
- a CDS encoding DoxX family protein has protein sequence MSGRLNSAQPYALGLFRMVVGLLFACHGAASLFGVLGGASGTGGTVEAGTWPGWYAAVIQLVGGGLVLLGLGTRAAALVSSGSMAYAYFKVHQPGALWPMENGGEASAMFCWAFLLLVFTGSGAFGLDRLLTRRASVTEKAATERQTPVAA, from the coding sequence ATGTCCGGACGCCTCAACAGCGCCCAGCCCTATGCCCTCGGCCTGTTCCGCATGGTCGTCGGCCTGCTTTTCGCCTGCCACGGCGCCGCCTCCCTCTTCGGGGTCCTCGGCGGAGCGTCGGGCACCGGCGGCACGGTCGAGGCGGGCACCTGGCCCGGCTGGTACGCCGCCGTGATCCAGCTGGTCGGCGGCGGCCTCGTCCTGCTGGGCCTCGGCACCCGCGCCGCCGCGCTCGTCTCCTCGGGCTCCATGGCCTACGCGTACTTCAAGGTGCACCAGCCGGGCGCCCTGTGGCCGATGGAGAACGGCGGCGAGGCCTCGGCCATGTTCTGCTGGGCCTTCCTGCTGCTGGTCTTCACCGGCTCCGGCGCCTTCGGCCTCGACCGGCTCCTCACCCGGCGCGCGTCCGTGACGGAGAAGGCGGCCACGGAGCGGCAGACCCCGGTCGCGGCCTGA